The following are encoded together in the Triticum dicoccoides isolate Atlit2015 ecotype Zavitan chromosome 6B, WEW_v2.0, whole genome shotgun sequence genome:
- the LOC119320927 gene encoding uncharacterized protein LOC119320927: MAPVARFLHPRREKRPRLAAQNFPISPQQKSQNKSHTRAAVRLPLPPYPRRHSRLPGLARLPFTRGLQRWANCRTAANGRREEREEERERGVARRPAEAHETSALAAGGEGERRGKRVRLAGRLGREIGGEREPSSSAACRERAAHAASSRWRRGGVFLPLDTNGRCPAPPRWLKACSIPLSLSQSAGSKPPNDPSAKKLSLSCRRMHILTRRGPRVPKTRVEDAMMTRIEVATRAVGKTGCGTGTGRVSV; encoded by the exons ATGGCTCCCGTCGCCCGCTTCCTCCATCCTCG CAGAGAAAAGCGGCCGCGACTCGCGGCGCAAAACTTCCCCATCTCCCCACAACAGAAAAGCCAAAACAAATCTCACACCCGCGCCGCCGTTCGCCTGCCCCTGCCGCCCTACCCGCGCCGCCATTCACGCCTCCCTGGACTGGCGCGTCTCCCCTTCACGCGTGGCCTGCAGCGTTGGGCCAATTGCCGAACCGCAGCGAACGGCCGCAGAGAGGaacgggaggaggagagggagagaggcgtGGCTCGCCGCCCGGCGGAGGCGCACGAGACCTCCGCACTGGCGGCAGGAGGAGAGGGTGAGAGGCGCGGCAAACGGGTACGGCTCGCCGGGCGGCTGGGGCGTGAGATCGGCGGCGAACGTGAGCCCTCAAGTTCTGCAGCTTGCCGTGAACGTGCCGCGCATGCTGCGTCAAgtcggtggcggcgcggcggcgtgttCCTCCCACTCGACACGAACGGTAGATGCCCAGCACCACCGCGATGGTTGAAGGCGTGTTCCATCCCATTGTCGTTGTCGCAATCGGCCGGCAGCAAGCCACCGAATGATCCATCAGCGAAGAAGCTAAGTCTCAGCTGCAG AAGGATGCACATCCTCACAAGGAGAGGTCCTCGAGTTCCAAAGACAAGGGTAGAGGACGCGATGATGACAAGGATAGAGGTCGCTACACGCGCCGTGGGGAAGACAGGGTGTGGCACCGGGACAGGGAGAGTGTCTGTGTAA